A single region of the Acuticoccus sediminis genome encodes:
- a CDS encoding DUF302 domain-containing protein: MADIGITVTLDRPFDEAVETVVAALAREGFGVISRIDLDKAFAEKLGEAFRRYTILGACNPRLARTAVTARPEVGLLLPCNVVVEEQGAGALVRIVDAGQMMAMGDLATTPEIAELARDAGARLGRVADALGAA; the protein is encoded by the coding sequence ATGGCTGACATCGGCATCACAGTGACCCTCGACCGCCCCTTCGACGAGGCGGTCGAGACGGTCGTCGCGGCGCTCGCCCGGGAGGGGTTCGGCGTCATCTCGCGCATCGACCTCGACAAGGCCTTCGCCGAGAAGCTGGGCGAGGCGTTCCGGCGCTACACGATCCTCGGCGCCTGCAATCCGAGGCTGGCGCGCACGGCCGTGACGGCGCGGCCGGAGGTCGGCCTGCTGCTGCCCTGCAACGTCGTCGTCGAGGAGCAGGGCGCGGGCGCGCTGGTCCGGATCGTCGACGCGGGACAGATGATGGCAATGGGCGACCTCGCCACGACGCCGGAGATCGCCGAGCTGGCCAGGGACGCCGGCGCCAGGCTGGGCCGCGTCGCCGACGCCCTTGGCGCCGCCTGA
- a CDS encoding bile acid:sodium symporter family protein, with the protein MTAMLLVGLKLSVAALILAIGLSSTWADLTYLWRRPWQLLRALFAMYVAIPVTAFFVLKALPLPRAVEVAILVLAVSAGAPLLPRKLMKVGHDSYMLSLVATSSIVAVVAVPLWLDVLKPVYGLSVELTALNVAGVIAGSFVGPLIVGMLVRWRFPETGARLGDRFLTIASIALALFALLLLVLHGRTLLELGWPSLVALVALTFAALGIGHLLGGPAENDRTALAIACATRHVGIAMVVASTVPGPRTAVLVTAYVLAAALVSFPYLKARTRTPA; encoded by the coding sequence ATGACGGCGATGCTGCTGGTCGGGCTCAAGCTGTCCGTCGCGGCGCTCATCCTGGCGATCGGGCTGAGCTCGACCTGGGCCGACCTCACCTACCTCTGGCGCAGGCCATGGCAGCTCCTGCGGGCGCTGTTCGCGATGTACGTCGCGATCCCGGTGACGGCCTTCTTCGTGCTGAAGGCGCTGCCGCTGCCGCGGGCCGTGGAGGTCGCGATCCTGGTGCTGGCGGTCTCCGCCGGCGCGCCGCTGCTGCCGCGCAAGCTCATGAAGGTGGGGCACGACTCCTACATGCTGAGCCTTGTCGCGACGTCGTCGATCGTCGCGGTCGTCGCCGTGCCCCTGTGGCTCGACGTGCTGAAGCCGGTCTACGGGCTCAGCGTCGAGCTGACGGCGCTGAACGTGGCGGGGGTCATCGCCGGCTCGTTCGTCGGACCGCTGATCGTCGGCATGCTGGTGCGGTGGCGCTTTCCGGAGACGGGTGCCCGTCTCGGCGACCGCTTCCTGACGATCGCGTCGATCGCGCTCGCGCTCTTCGCGCTCCTGCTTCTCGTGTTGCACGGGCGGACGCTGCTGGAGCTCGGATGGCCGTCGCTCGTCGCACTGGTCGCCCTGACGTTCGCCGCGCTCGGGATCGGCCACCTGCTCGGCGGACCGGCGGAGAACGACCGAACGGCGCTGGCCATCGCCTGCGCCACCCGGCACGTCGGGATCGCGATGGTCGTCGCCTCGACGGTGCCGGGACCGCGCACGGCGGTCCTCGTCACGGCGTACGTCCTCGCCGCCGCCCTGGTCTCGTTCCCCTACCTGAAGGCCCGGACCCGGACGCCGGCCTGA
- a CDS encoding adenylate/guanylate cyclase domain-containing protein gives MTTTILVVDDEPDFEALILQRFRRSVRDETFAFLFARDGVEALEVLAANPHVDLVLSDINMPRMDGLTLLERLAALDQRVFTVIVSAYGDMANIRTAMNRGAFDFLTKPLDFSDLERTIEKTMRHTRLFREAEERQRSAEQASAALSRYFSPNIAERLAAAADTLDAGERREITAVFTDITGFTPLVEVVEPAVLAQLLNAYVSGMTACVFDHQGTVAKIVGDALHILFGAPADQGDHAARAIACARDLDTLAQEFCTVWQERGVALGPTRIGVHSGPALVGSFGGGRFFDYTAYGETINIAARLEAANKAFGTRVLVTAATASAAPDFHGRPVGDLQLRGCRGPMRVFELSSRDDGDDYRAAFDRLERGDPDAVAAFAVVFGSHPDDPLASFHLKRLLNGGGGTTIVVG, from the coding sequence GTGACGACGACCATCCTCGTCGTGGACGACGAGCCCGACTTCGAGGCGCTGATCCTCCAGCGTTTCCGCCGGTCCGTGCGGGACGAGACGTTCGCCTTCCTGTTCGCGCGGGACGGCGTGGAGGCGCTGGAGGTGCTCGCGGCCAACCCGCACGTCGACCTCGTCCTGTCGGACATCAACATGCCGCGGATGGACGGGCTGACCTTGCTGGAGCGCCTCGCCGCGCTGGACCAGCGGGTGTTCACGGTCATCGTCTCGGCCTACGGCGACATGGCCAACATCAGGACCGCGATGAACCGCGGCGCGTTCGACTTCCTGACGAAGCCGCTGGACTTCAGCGATCTCGAGCGGACCATCGAGAAGACGATGCGGCACACGCGCCTGTTCCGCGAGGCCGAGGAGCGGCAGCGGAGCGCCGAGCAGGCGAGCGCGGCGCTGTCACGCTACTTCTCGCCCAACATCGCCGAGCGGCTTGCCGCAGCGGCCGACACGCTCGACGCCGGCGAGCGGCGGGAGATCACCGCCGTCTTCACCGACATCACCGGGTTCACGCCGCTGGTGGAGGTGGTCGAGCCGGCGGTGCTCGCGCAGCTCCTCAATGCCTACGTCTCGGGCATGACGGCGTGCGTCTTCGACCATCAGGGCACGGTGGCGAAGATCGTCGGCGACGCGCTGCACATCCTGTTCGGCGCGCCCGCCGACCAGGGCGACCACGCCGCCCGTGCCATCGCCTGCGCCCGCGACCTCGATACGCTGGCGCAGGAGTTCTGCACGGTCTGGCAGGAGCGGGGCGTCGCGCTGGGGCCAACCCGGATCGGCGTCCACTCGGGCCCGGCGCTCGTCGGCTCATTCGGCGGCGGCCGGTTCTTCGACTACACGGCGTACGGCGAGACGATCAACATCGCCGCCCGGCTCGAGGCCGCCAACAAGGCGTTCGGCACCCGCGTGCTCGTCACCGCCGCGACGGCGAGCGCCGCGCCGGACTTTCACGGCCGCCCGGTGGGGGACCTGCAGTTGAGGGGATGCCGCGGGCCGATGCGCGTCTTCGAACTGTCGAGCCGGGACGACGGCGACGACTACCGCGCCGCCTTCGACAGGCTGGAACGCGGCGACCCCGACGCGGTGGCGGCGTTCGCGGTCGTCTTCGGCAGCCATCCCGACGACCCGCTCGCCAGCTTCCACCTGAAGCGCCTGCTGAACGGGGGCGGCGGGACGACCATCGTCGTGGGGTGA
- a CDS encoding response regulator, with amino-acid sequence MTLMVLVVDDEVDVEPLFRQRFRRDVRAGRFDLAFARSGEEALAVIEDATEVTLVLIFTDVNMPGMSGLELLPRARAARPDVPVIIVTAYGDAATEHDAFDKGAAGFLVKPIDFALVAQEIDKSLEVLR; translated from the coding sequence ATGACCCTGATGGTCCTGGTCGTCGACGACGAGGTGGACGTCGAGCCGCTGTTCCGGCAGCGTTTCCGCCGGGACGTGCGGGCCGGCCGCTTCGACCTCGCCTTCGCCCGCTCCGGCGAGGAGGCCCTTGCGGTGATCGAGGACGCCACCGAGGTCACCCTCGTCCTCATCTTCACCGACGTGAACATGCCGGGGATGAGCGGGCTGGAGCTGTTGCCGCGGGCCCGCGCCGCGCGGCCGGACGTCCCGGTCATCATCGTCACGGCCTACGGCGACGCCGCGACCGAGCACGACGCGTTCGACAAGGGTGCCGCCGGCTTCCTTGTCAAACCCATCGACTTCGCCCTCGTCGCGCAGGAGATCGACAAGAGCCTCGAGGTCCTGAGGTGA
- a CDS encoding ATP-binding protein, protein MTVATIERAGAGAAEPARAKRRHIPLAAKLAAATVGLVATLLVVNAAVATWLAYSEARRNTLELQEEKAEAATARINGFISEIVNQIGWTTRAEWRSIPSEQQRYDFIRLLRQVPAITELHYVDGAGIQQLKVSRLEPDEVGPGPDLSADPRVMGAEASGEWFGPVTFRHGSEPYMAIAVRHAGRNPGVTIAEVNLKLIADVVTEIDVGGGGYAYVVGPAGRLVSHPDMSLVLRDTDMSTLPQVRAVFADGATSMLGRDLAGREVLTAAALIPRLGWAVFVESPAATALRSVYVMLTRAGLLLLVGLLAAVVLGTVLARRLTVPLRRLEAGAERLGAGDLSERIDVGTSDEFATLAERFNTMASSIQEAQETLEGKVRARTHDLDEALRFQKASADVLDVIGRSPDEVQPALDAIVETACTLCRADVAAIRVVDGDGLRLVAASLERTGVAEHDLIPIGDASLAGRAILRGATVHVADLAADPSYPFVRTIGPNAMRTGFAVPLVDGKRVVGVIVLLRFAPEPFTAREVAIVESFADHAVIAMANGRLFAALSERTEALSRSLDELRAAQDRLVQTEKLASLGQLTAGIAHEIKNPLNFINNFSVLSADLFAELMERLAEAGLDDGALADVAELTDLIRANLDKIAAHGTRADSIVRNMLLHSRTGTGERGPVAVNALVDETLNLAWHGARASDPGFQVEIVRDLDPGAGTVEGFAQELSRVLLNLVSNAFDAVRDRAAAAEPDYRPTLTVTTRGTGPAVEIVVRDNGGGIAPDVRERMFEPFFTTKPAGKGTGLGLSLSHDIVVKQHGGTIEVTGDDGAEFRIRLPRSAKEGVV, encoded by the coding sequence GTGACCGTCGCGACCATCGAGCGGGCCGGGGCCGGCGCAGCCGAGCCGGCGAGGGCGAAGCGGCGCCACATCCCGCTCGCGGCCAAGCTCGCGGCGGCCACCGTCGGGCTGGTGGCGACGCTCCTCGTCGTCAACGCGGCGGTCGCCACCTGGCTCGCCTATTCCGAAGCCCGCCGCAACACGCTGGAGCTGCAGGAGGAGAAGGCGGAGGCGGCGACCGCGCGCATCAACGGCTTCATCTCGGAGATCGTCAACCAGATCGGCTGGACCACGCGCGCCGAGTGGCGCAGCATCCCGTCCGAGCAGCAGCGCTACGACTTCATCCGCCTGCTGCGCCAGGTTCCCGCCATCACCGAGCTGCACTACGTCGACGGCGCCGGGATCCAGCAGCTCAAGGTCTCCCGTCTCGAGCCGGACGAGGTCGGCCCCGGCCCGGACCTCTCCGCCGACCCTCGGGTGATGGGGGCGGAGGCGAGCGGCGAGTGGTTCGGCCCGGTGACCTTCCGGCACGGGTCCGAGCCCTACATGGCGATCGCGGTGCGCCATGCGGGGCGGAACCCCGGCGTCACCATCGCCGAGGTCAATCTCAAGCTGATCGCGGACGTGGTCACCGAGATCGACGTCGGCGGCGGGGGCTACGCCTACGTCGTGGGGCCAGCCGGGCGCCTCGTCAGCCACCCGGACATGAGCCTCGTCCTGCGCGACACGGACATGAGCACGCTGCCGCAGGTCAGGGCCGTGTTCGCGGACGGCGCGACGTCGATGCTCGGGCGGGACCTCGCGGGCCGCGAGGTGCTGACAGCCGCGGCGCTGATCCCGCGCCTCGGCTGGGCGGTGTTCGTGGAATCGCCCGCCGCGACGGCGCTGAGGTCGGTCTACGTGATGCTGACCCGTGCCGGGTTGCTCCTCCTCGTGGGCCTCCTCGCGGCGGTGGTGCTGGGGACGGTTCTCGCCCGGCGCCTGACGGTGCCGCTGCGCCGGCTGGAGGCGGGCGCCGAACGGCTCGGCGCCGGCGACCTCTCCGAGCGCATCGACGTCGGGACGAGCGACGAGTTCGCGACGCTCGCCGAACGGTTCAACACCATGGCGAGCAGCATTCAGGAGGCGCAGGAGACGCTGGAGGGCAAGGTCCGCGCCCGCACCCACGACCTCGACGAGGCGCTACGCTTCCAGAAGGCGTCCGCCGACGTGCTCGACGTGATCGGCCGCTCGCCGGATGAGGTGCAGCCCGCCCTCGATGCGATCGTCGAGACGGCCTGCACGCTCTGCCGCGCCGACGTCGCCGCGATCCGCGTGGTCGACGGGGACGGGCTGCGCCTCGTGGCCGCCAGCCTGGAGCGCACCGGCGTCGCGGAACACGACCTGATCCCGATCGGCGACGCCTCCCTCGCGGGTCGCGCGATCCTGCGGGGGGCGACCGTCCACGTCGCCGACCTCGCGGCGGACCCGTCCTACCCCTTCGTCCGGACGATCGGCCCGAACGCGATGCGCACCGGCTTCGCGGTCCCGCTCGTCGACGGCAAGCGCGTCGTCGGGGTCATCGTGCTGCTGCGCTTCGCCCCCGAGCCGTTCACCGCCCGCGAGGTGGCGATCGTCGAGAGCTTTGCCGACCACGCGGTGATCGCCATGGCGAACGGGCGCCTGTTCGCCGCCCTCAGCGAGCGGACCGAGGCATTGTCGCGCTCCCTCGACGAGCTGCGGGCGGCGCAGGACCGCCTCGTGCAGACCGAAAAGCTCGCCTCGCTCGGTCAGCTCACCGCCGGCATCGCCCACGAGATCAAGAACCCGCTCAACTTCATCAATAACTTCTCGGTGCTCTCCGCCGACCTCTTCGCCGAGCTGATGGAGCGTCTCGCGGAGGCCGGCCTCGACGACGGCGCCCTCGCCGACGTCGCCGAGCTGACCGACCTCATCCGGGCCAACCTCGACAAGATCGCCGCCCATGGCACGCGGGCCGACTCGATCGTGCGCAACATGCTGCTGCACTCGCGCACCGGGACGGGCGAGCGCGGCCCGGTCGCCGTCAACGCCCTGGTGGACGAGACGCTGAACCTGGCCTGGCACGGCGCCCGCGCCAGCGACCCCGGCTTCCAGGTGGAGATCGTCCGCGACCTCGACCCCGGGGCCGGGACCGTCGAGGGGTTCGCGCAGGAGCTCTCGCGCGTCCTCCTCAATCTCGTCTCGAATGCCTTCGACGCGGTGCGCGACCGGGCCGCTGCCGCGGAGCCGGACTACCGGCCGACCCTGACGGTCACCACGCGCGGCACCGGCCCGGCGGTCGAGATCGTCGTGCGCGACAACGGCGGCGGGATCGCGCCGGACGTGCGCGAGCGGATGTTCGAGCCCTTCTTCACGACGAAACCCGCCGGGAAGGGAACCGGCCTCGGCCTGTCGCTCAGCCACGACATCGTCGTGAAGCAGCACGGCGGGACCATCGAGGTGACCGGCGACGACGGGGCGGAATTCCGCATCCGTCTGCCACGAAGCGCGAAGGAGGGCGTTGTATGA
- a CDS encoding ABC transporter substrate-binding protein, translated as MTAAGHCHPGGAAARGRPSRRDVLALLALLAAAPRAAAKDRPVVAMLGLASEEADSAFLERFRSGLAANGVVEGETIVLEHRHASGDMTLAGRQIAELVALGADVFVVPGPAAARLVKSMTGVPVVSGGLPLADPFLFESLGRPGGTVSGLSSFGEDLAAKRIEVIREALPDLRLLGVMHNVTDPVYSDWGEKSEEAARAAGLATMRLPLESGSPAEVDGLLGGFKASGGDVVLVIRDFLTHTNRLHICEAAARLGLPLVSEHPIFVEAGALMAYSEDVDAAMTHIASFVVRILDGTPAGEIPIELPTRFRLYLNLATADRLGIVFPPSLIARADSVLE; from the coding sequence ATGACCGCCGCCGGACACTGCCATCCCGGCGGCGCTGCCGCGCGGGGCCGGCCGAGCCGGCGTGACGTCCTCGCTCTCCTCGCGCTGCTCGCCGCGGCGCCCCGTGCGGCCGCGAAGGACAGGCCGGTCGTCGCCATGCTGGGCCTCGCGAGCGAGGAAGCGGACAGCGCCTTTCTGGAGCGATTCCGCTCGGGCCTCGCCGCCAACGGCGTCGTCGAGGGCGAGACGATCGTGCTGGAGCACCGCCATGCGTCCGGCGACATGACCCTCGCCGGACGTCAGATCGCCGAGCTGGTCGCCCTCGGAGCCGACGTGTTCGTCGTGCCCGGGCCCGCGGCCGCGCGTCTCGTCAAGTCGATGACGGGCGTCCCGGTGGTGTCCGGCGGGCTGCCGCTCGCCGATCCCTTCCTGTTCGAGAGCCTCGGCCGGCCCGGCGGGACGGTGTCGGGCCTGTCGAGCTTCGGCGAGGACCTCGCCGCCAAGCGGATCGAGGTGATCCGCGAGGCTCTGCCCGACCTCCGGCTGCTCGGCGTCATGCACAACGTGACCGACCCGGTCTACAGCGACTGGGGGGAAAAGAGCGAGGAGGCCGCCCGCGCGGCGGGCCTCGCGACGATGCGGCTTCCCCTCGAGAGCGGCTCGCCGGCGGAGGTCGACGGGCTGCTCGGCGGCTTCAAGGCTAGCGGCGGCGACGTGGTGCTCGTCATCCGCGACTTCCTCACTCACACCAATCGGCTCCACATCTGCGAGGCGGCGGCGCGGCTCGGCCTCCCGCTGGTGTCGGAGCACCCGATCTTCGTCGAGGCCGGCGCGCTGATGGCCTATAGCGAGGACGTCGACGCGGCGATGACGCACATCGCGTCGTTCGTGGTGCGCATCCTCGACGGCACGCCGGCCGGCGAGATCCCGATCGAGCTGCCGACGCGGTTCAGGCTCTACCTCAATCTCGCCACGGCGGACCGGCTCGGGATCGTCTTCCCACCCTCGCTGATCGCGCGCGCCGACAGTGTGCTGGAATGA
- a CDS encoding ABC transporter substrate-binding protein: protein MRRIGVLLALGLLAMPPAFAGEPAASLPVAGFLRSTPSAPFANIVAAFVEGLASRGYVDGKSVRIEYRWADGDVGRLPALAAELAASGAGVIVGNSLAIEAARAATGTVPLVFVAADDPVRTGLAPDFARPGGMTTGVTFFGGSQLGGKRLDLLHGIAPGARRVAVMIDERYPPAEAELPALEPVAASLGIELVVVRPDGDDFDAAFEAVAQSGAAALLVSGSPFFTSQSRRLVTLAAAARLPAIYDQRSFVEAGGLASYGASFTEAYRQAGIYAGRILGGERPGDLPVVRPTAVELVVSLPVAKSLGLELSPVVVGQADEVIE from the coding sequence ATGCGGCGCATCGGCGTCCTCCTCGCCCTCGGCCTTCTGGCCATGCCGCCGGCATTCGCCGGAGAGCCGGCCGCGAGCCTTCCTGTTGCCGGCTTTCTCCGCTCGACGCCGTCCGCCCCCTTCGCGAACATCGTGGCCGCCTTCGTCGAGGGCCTCGCCAGCCGGGGCTATGTCGACGGCAAATCCGTCCGGATTGAGTACCGCTGGGCCGATGGCGATGTCGGGCGGCTCCCGGCGCTCGCCGCCGAGCTGGCCGCGTCCGGGGCCGGCGTGATCGTCGGCAACAGTCTCGCGATCGAGGCCGCCCGCGCGGCGACGGGGACGGTGCCTCTGGTCTTCGTCGCGGCCGACGATCCGGTCCGAACCGGCCTCGCGCCGGACTTCGCGCGGCCGGGCGGGATGACGACCGGTGTGACGTTCTTCGGCGGCAGCCAGCTCGGCGGCAAGCGCCTCGACCTTTTGCACGGGATCGCTCCCGGCGCCCGGCGGGTCGCGGTGATGATCGACGAGCGTTACCCACCGGCCGAGGCCGAGCTTCCCGCACTGGAGCCGGTGGCGGCCTCCCTCGGGATCGAGCTCGTGGTGGTGCGTCCTGACGGCGACGACTTCGACGCCGCGTTCGAGGCCGTCGCGCAATCCGGGGCGGCGGCGCTCCTCGTCTCCGGCAGCCCGTTCTTCACCAGCCAGTCCAGACGCCTCGTCACTCTCGCCGCCGCGGCGCGCCTGCCGGCGATCTACGATCAGCGCAGCTTCGTGGAGGCGGGCGGCCTCGCGAGCTACGGAGCAAGCTTTACCGAGGCGTACCGGCAGGCCGGTATCTACGCCGGGCGGATCCTCGGCGGGGAGAGGCCCGGCGACCTGCCGGTCGTACGCCCGACCGCGGTGGAGCTCGTCGTGAGCCTCCCGGTCGCGAAATCGCTCGGCCTCGAGCTCTCGCCGGTGGTGGTCGGACAGGCGGACGAGGTGATCGAATGA
- a CDS encoding YciI family protein, whose product MRVMVLVKADENSEAGVMPPPGLLEAMMNYNEELTKAGILVAGEGLKPTSQGVRIHFAGDDRTVVDGPFAETKELVAGFWIWEVESMEEAVAWAKRCPNPQLTDSDLEIRPFYTMADFAELSTPEIDEQARRVGAAAEAKHGKFM is encoded by the coding sequence ATGCGAGTGATGGTGCTGGTAAAGGCGGACGAGAACAGCGAAGCGGGCGTGATGCCGCCGCCGGGGCTGCTCGAAGCGATGATGAACTACAACGAGGAGCTGACGAAGGCGGGCATCCTCGTCGCGGGCGAGGGGCTGAAGCCGACGTCCCAGGGCGTGCGCATCCACTTCGCCGGTGACGACAGGACCGTCGTCGACGGGCCGTTCGCCGAGACCAAGGAGTTGGTCGCCGGCTTCTGGATCTGGGAGGTGGAGTCGATGGAAGAGGCCGTCGCGTGGGCGAAGCGCTGTCCCAACCCGCAACTCACGGATTCCGACCTCGAGATCCGCCCGTTCTACACGATGGCGGACTTCGCCGAGCTGTCGACGCCCGAGATCGACGAGCAGGCCAGGCGGGTCGGCGCGGCGGCGGAAGCGAAGCACGGCAAGTTCATGTAG
- a CDS encoding RNA polymerase sigma factor, whose amino-acid sequence MTQDLNWIEAAVAVARPRVVAALLRRFGSVELAEEAFQDACLKALARWPEQGPPRDPTAWLLAVGRNACIDGVRRAARETSLPEEIAPTEEDEEQARVDAMDDAVYGDDILRLLFICCHRDLPRTQQVALALRVVSGLTVNEIARAFLVSESAMEQRITRAKRTIGQADVRFETPSPLVRAERLTAVSAMIYLIFNEGYAASAREAKRKHCLCAEAIRLGRLLLALFPDEAEVTGLVALMLLQHSRTAARFDGNGGVVLLEDQDRRLWDAAAIAEGTALTDRAFRMRRPGPYQLQAAIAALHGRATTFAQTDWGQIEQLYAFLAEMQPTPVVALNHAVAVSRVRGPQEALARIEPLAEALANYFYYHAVRGHLLERLGRDADARDAYRRSLGLATSAAEATQIRTYIDRLDIKP is encoded by the coding sequence ATGACCCAGGACCTGAACTGGATCGAGGCCGCCGTCGCGGTGGCGCGTCCTCGCGTGGTCGCCGCGCTGCTGCGGCGCTTCGGCAGCGTCGAGCTGGCGGAGGAGGCCTTCCAGGACGCCTGCCTGAAGGCGCTCGCGCGCTGGCCGGAGCAGGGGCCGCCGCGCGACCCGACGGCGTGGCTTCTCGCCGTCGGCCGCAACGCCTGCATCGACGGCGTGCGGCGGGCCGCCCGCGAGACCAGCCTGCCGGAGGAGATCGCCCCGACGGAGGAGGACGAGGAGCAGGCGCGGGTCGATGCCATGGACGACGCCGTCTACGGCGACGACATCCTGCGTCTCCTCTTCATATGCTGCCACCGCGACCTGCCGCGCACGCAGCAGGTCGCGCTGGCGCTGCGCGTCGTGTCCGGGCTCACCGTCAACGAGATCGCGCGGGCCTTCCTCGTCAGCGAATCGGCGATGGAGCAGCGGATCACCCGGGCGAAGCGCACGATCGGCCAGGCGGACGTGCGCTTCGAGACCCCCTCGCCCCTCGTTCGCGCCGAACGGCTGACGGCTGTCTCGGCGATGATCTACCTCATCTTCAACGAGGGTTACGCCGCCTCGGCGCGTGAGGCGAAGCGCAAGCACTGCCTGTGCGCCGAGGCGATCCGGCTCGGCCGGCTGCTGCTGGCGCTGTTCCCGGACGAGGCGGAAGTGACCGGTCTCGTCGCCCTGATGCTGCTCCAGCATTCCCGCACGGCCGCACGGTTCGACGGCAACGGCGGTGTCGTCCTGCTCGAGGACCAGGACCGCAGGCTGTGGGATGCCGCGGCCATCGCCGAGGGCACCGCGCTCACCGACCGCGCCTTCCGCATGCGACGGCCGGGCCCCTATCAGCTGCAGGCGGCCATCGCGGCGCTCCACGGACGCGCGACGACGTTCGCGCAGACCGACTGGGGCCAGATCGAGCAGCTCTACGCCTTCCTCGCCGAGATGCAGCCGACACCTGTGGTGGCGCTGAACCACGCGGTCGCCGTCTCGCGGGTGCGCGGGCCGCAGGAGGCACTCGCCCGGATCGAGCCGCTGGCGGAGGCGCTGGCGAACTACTTCTATTACCACGCCGTGCGCGGCCACCTGCTCGAACGCCTCGGCCGGGACGCGGACGCACGCGATGCCTATCGGCGGAGCCTCGGCCTCGCCACGAGCGCCGCCGAGGCCACCCAGATCCGCACCTACATCGACAGGCTCGACATCAAGCCCTGA
- a CDS encoding TetR/AcrR family transcriptional regulator, which yields MPAQDTREQIVEAADRLFYEQGFDTTSFADIASVVGLSRGNFYYHFKTKDEILDAVIDRRLAVTRAMLNAWQAGAETPKARIMSFVRILIANRAKIMSHGCPVGTLSSELAKLDHASRDKAAAVFTLFRDFLRRQFAELGEPDADGLALHVLMRSQGVAALATAFRDEAFVDREVAGMERWLDTRCPDTPRN from the coding sequence ATGCCGGCGCAGGACACACGCGAGCAGATCGTCGAAGCCGCCGACCGGCTGTTCTACGAGCAGGGGTTCGACACCACCTCGTTCGCCGACATCGCGTCCGTCGTCGGCCTGTCGCGCGGCAATTTCTACTATCATTTCAAGACGAAGGACGAGATCCTCGACGCCGTGATCGACCGGCGCCTCGCGGTCACCCGTGCCATGCTCAACGCCTGGCAGGCTGGCGCGGAGACGCCGAAGGCCCGCATCATGAGCTTCGTCCGCATCCTCATTGCCAACCGCGCGAAGATCATGAGCCATGGCTGTCCGGTCGGGACGCTGAGCAGCGAACTCGCCAAGCTCGACCACGCGTCGCGCGACAAGGCGGCGGCGGTCTTCACCCTCTTCCGCGACTTCCTGCGCCGCCAGTTCGCCGAGCTCGGCGAGCCGGACGCGGACGGCCTCGCCCTCCACGTCCTGATGCGCAGCCAGGGCGTCGCGGCCCTCGCCACGGCCTTCCGCGACGAGGCCTTCGTCGACCGCGAGGTCGCCGGCATGGAGCGCTGGCTCGACACCCGATGCCCCGACACACCGAGGAACTGA
- a CDS encoding YciI family protein, with protein sequence MYLITLKFAANKASAPDHLDAHKAWIARGFEDGIFLMTGTIEPQAGGVVLAHNVDRAALEARVGEDPFVAEGIVSAEIIGVAPGRTDDRLAFLKA encoded by the coding sequence ATGTACCTGATCACCCTGAAGTTCGCCGCGAACAAGGCGAGCGCTCCCGACCACCTGGACGCCCACAAGGCCTGGATCGCCCGCGGGTTCGAGGACGGAATCTTCCTCATGACCGGCACGATCGAGCCGCAGGCCGGCGGTGTGGTCCTCGCCCACAATGTCGACCGCGCCGCGCTCGAGGCGCGGGTCGGGGAGGATCCGTTCGTGGCCGAGGGGATCGTGAGCGCCGAGATCATCGGCGTCGCCCCGGGACGCACGGACGACCGCCTCGCTTTCCTGAAGGCCTGA
- a CDS encoding DNA-3-methyladenine glycosylase I has translation MADPFIGPDGAPRCRWSGAAPEFLAYHDTEWGFPVGEDRRLFEKLCLESFQSGLSWRTILAKRENFRAAFDGFDAERIAGYGEEDIARLLADEGIVRHRGKIAAVINNARRCRELVAAEGSFAAYVWRFEPRAEDLAEPQTASVSAASIAMAKDLKRRGWAFVGPTTVYAFMQAMGLVDDHTADCSARAAVEAARAAFVRPA, from the coding sequence GTGGCCGACCCGTTCATCGGACCGGACGGGGCCCCGCGCTGCCGCTGGAGCGGCGCCGCGCCGGAGTTCCTCGCCTACCACGACACCGAGTGGGGCTTCCCCGTCGGCGAGGACCGGCGCCTCTTCGAGAAGCTGTGCCTGGAGAGCTTCCAGTCGGGCCTGAGCTGGCGGACCATCCTCGCCAAGCGCGAGAACTTCCGCGCCGCGTTCGACGGCTTCGATGCCGAGCGGATCGCCGGATACGGCGAGGAAGACATCGCGCGGCTTCTCGCCGACGAGGGCATCGTGCGCCATCGCGGCAAGATCGCGGCGGTGATCAACAACGCGCGCCGCTGCCGCGAGCTGGTCGCCGCCGAGGGGAGCTTCGCCGCCTACGTCTGGCGGTTCGAGCCGCGCGCGGAGGACCTCGCAGAACCGCAGACCGCCTCGGTGTCCGCCGCATCCATCGCCATGGCCAAGGACCTCAAGAGGCGTGGCTGGGCATTCGTCGGCCCGACCACCGTCTACGCCTTCATGCAGGCGATGGGCCTCGTCGACGACCACACCGCCGACTGCTCGGCGCGCGCCGCGGTCGAGGCGGCGAGAGCGGCGTTCGTGCGCCCCGCCTGA